From the Microbacterium thalassium genome, one window contains:
- a CDS encoding LacI family DNA-binding transcriptional regulator gives MAATLHDVARLAGVSIKTVSNVINDYPHVRPTTREKVQAAIAELGYTPNLTARNLRSGKTGAIALALPDLGLSYFAELAADVIAEAEKAGVVVLVEQTGGDRQRELDLLRSPRLKLTDGLIFSPLGMGQEDVDALEVPYPMVVLGERIFDGPVDHVTMQNVEGARAATEFLIANGRRRIAVVGAHEGEVIGSAGLRTRGYVQGLEAAGIPYDEGLIAYTTTWHRANGATAMRDLLARGAEFDAVFGLNDTLALGAMRVLQEAGIDVPGDVHVIGWDDLDEAKYSIPSLTTVDPGRRWIARTAVRTLLDRIANPTEDHRSLLLADYRIVERESAPALQRESVTAP, from the coding sequence ATGGCCGCAACGCTGCACGACGTGGCTCGACTCGCGGGCGTCTCGATCAAGACGGTCTCGAACGTCATCAACGACTACCCGCACGTGCGCCCGACGACCCGCGAGAAGGTCCAGGCGGCGATCGCCGAACTCGGCTACACGCCGAACCTGACCGCGCGGAATCTGCGGTCGGGCAAGACCGGCGCGATCGCGCTCGCCCTGCCCGACCTGGGCCTGTCGTACTTCGCCGAGCTCGCCGCCGACGTGATCGCCGAGGCCGAGAAGGCCGGCGTCGTGGTGCTCGTCGAGCAGACCGGCGGCGACCGCCAGCGGGAGCTCGACCTGCTGCGCAGCCCGCGGCTCAAGCTCACCGACGGGCTCATCTTCAGCCCGCTCGGCATGGGGCAGGAGGACGTCGACGCGCTCGAGGTCCCGTACCCGATGGTCGTCCTCGGCGAGCGGATCTTCGACGGCCCCGTCGATCACGTCACGATGCAGAACGTCGAGGGTGCGCGGGCGGCGACGGAGTTCCTGATCGCCAACGGACGCCGCCGGATCGCGGTCGTGGGAGCGCACGAGGGCGAGGTCATCGGCTCGGCGGGCCTGCGCACGCGCGGGTACGTCCAGGGTCTCGAGGCCGCGGGCATCCCCTATGACGAGGGCCTCATCGCGTACACGACCACGTGGCACCGGGCCAACGGCGCGACGGCGATGCGCGATCTGCTCGCCCGCGGCGCCGAGTTCGACGCCGTCTTCGGGCTGAACGACACCCTCGCACTCGGTGCCATGCGCGTGCTTCAGGAGGCCGGCATCGACGTTCCGGGCGACGTGCACGTCATCGGCTGGGACGACCTGGACGAGGCCAAGTACTCGATCCCGTCGCTGACCACGGTCGACCCCGGGCGACGCTGGATCGCCCGCACTGCCGTGCGGACGCTGCTCGACCGCATCGCGAATCCGACCGAGGATCATCGGTCGCTGCTCCTCGCGGACTACCGCATCGTCGAGCGCGAGTCCGCGCCGGCGCTGCAGCGCGAGTCCGTGACCGCGCCGTAG
- a CDS encoding ABC transporter substrate-binding protein: MKSKVLAGLGVAAVATAALTGCSGGSAAESCTNEILNPDATQVSVWAWYPAFDQVVDLFNETHDDVQVCWTNAGQGNDEYTKFSTALESGSGAPDVIMLESEVLASFTIRDGLVDLTEYGANDVKSDYTAGSWKDVSSGSAVYAIPVDGGPMGMLYRQDILDEYGIEVPTTWDEFADAAQKLQDAGAPGVFADFPPNGRAYTQALFAQAGNVPFTYDSANPLEIGIDVNDAGSKDVLAYWNDLTSSGLVATDEAFTADYNTMLVDGTYAIYIAAAWGPGYLKGLEGTDDTAEWRAAPVPQWDVDNPVQINWGGSTFAVTSQADDPEAAALVAKEIFGTEDAWKIGVEEASLWPQWLPILESDYFVEREDPFFGGQQINKDVFLEAAAGYPGFTFSPFQNYAYDQLQEEVTAVVVDGSKDASTALDDLQATLEQYATDQGFELTN; encoded by the coding sequence ATGAAGTCGAAGGTTCTTGCCGGGCTCGGCGTCGCCGCCGTCGCCACGGCCGCACTGACAGGATGCTCGGGCGGATCCGCAGCAGAATCCTGCACCAACGAGATCCTCAACCCCGACGCCACGCAGGTCAGCGTGTGGGCGTGGTACCCCGCGTTCGACCAGGTCGTCGACCTGTTCAACGAGACCCACGACGACGTCCAGGTCTGCTGGACCAACGCCGGCCAGGGCAACGACGAGTACACCAAGTTCTCGACCGCCCTCGAGTCGGGCAGCGGCGCTCCGGACGTCATCATGCTCGAGTCCGAGGTGCTCGCGAGCTTCACGATTCGCGACGGCCTGGTGGACCTCACCGAGTACGGCGCGAACGACGTCAAGAGCGACTACACCGCGGGTTCGTGGAAGGACGTCTCGAGCGGCTCGGCCGTCTACGCCATCCCGGTCGACGGCGGCCCCATGGGCATGCTCTACCGCCAGGACATCCTCGACGAGTACGGCATCGAGGTGCCGACCACGTGGGACGAGTTCGCCGACGCCGCTCAGAAGCTGCAGGATGCCGGCGCACCCGGCGTCTTCGCCGACTTCCCGCCGAACGGCCGTGCGTACACGCAGGCCCTGTTCGCGCAGGCCGGCAACGTTCCCTTCACCTACGACAGCGCCAACCCGCTCGAGATCGGCATCGACGTCAACGACGCCGGCTCCAAGGACGTCCTGGCGTACTGGAACGACCTGACCAGCAGCGGCCTGGTCGCCACCGACGAGGCGTTCACCGCCGACTACAACACGATGCTCGTCGACGGCACCTACGCCATCTACATCGCCGCCGCATGGGGCCCCGGCTACCTGAAGGGCCTCGAGGGCACCGATGACACCGCCGAGTGGCGCGCCGCGCCGGTTCCGCAGTGGGACGTCGACAACCCCGTCCAGATCAACTGGGGCGGCTCGACCTTCGCGGTGACCAGTCAGGCAGACGACCCCGAGGCCGCGGCGCTCGTGGCCAAGGAGATCTTCGGCACCGAGGACGCCTGGAAGATCGGCGTCGAAGAGGCCTCGCTGTGGCCGCAGTGGCTCCCGATCCTCGAGTCGGACTACTTCGTCGAGCGTGAGGACCCCTTCTTCGGCGGTCAGCAGATCAACAAGGACGTGTTCCTCGAGGCGGCCGCCGGCTACCCCGGCTTCACGTTCAGCCCCTTCCAGAACTACGCCTACGACCAGCTGCAGGAAGAGGTCACGGCGGTCGTCGTGGACGGCTCGAAGGACGCCTCCACCGCTCTGGACGACCTGCAGGCCACTCTGGAGCAGTACGCCACCGATCAGGGCTTCGAGCTCACCAACTGA
- a CDS encoding carbohydrate ABC transporter permease: protein MTTTVIDAPAAPPRRRRSATERRHKVGWLFITPFLVVFAAFLVFPLAYAFGMSLYSSTLATGTKFVGLENYVKAFTDPLFLGGLGRVALYAIVMIPVQLLVALAAALLLDNLATWLSKLSRLLIFAPYAIPVVIGTLMWSFLYSPRFGPAGTIFELFGLEAPNFFSSDTIFFSLVNVVTWQWAGYYMIIIYAALRAIDPSIYEAARIDGANGWQIATRVKVPMISSSMVMVITFALIGTLQFFTEPTVLRSVASGALPADYTPNMYAYALAFSYSQFNYASTIAFALAMVVFIGSFGFLFLTRKQSGLK, encoded by the coding sequence ATGACGACGACCGTCATCGACGCCCCGGCCGCGCCGCCTCGCCGACGACGCAGCGCCACCGAACGCCGCCACAAGGTGGGCTGGCTGTTCATCACCCCGTTCCTGGTTGTCTTCGCAGCCTTCCTCGTCTTCCCCCTCGCCTACGCGTTCGGCATGAGCCTGTACAGCTCGACGCTCGCGACCGGGACCAAGTTCGTCGGCCTCGAGAACTATGTCAAGGCCTTCACCGACCCGCTGTTCCTCGGCGGACTCGGACGCGTCGCGCTCTACGCCATCGTGATGATCCCCGTCCAGCTGCTCGTCGCGCTCGCCGCGGCGCTGCTCCTCGACAACCTCGCCACCTGGCTGTCGAAGCTGTCGCGGCTGCTGATCTTCGCGCCGTACGCGATCCCGGTCGTCATCGGCACGCTGATGTGGAGCTTCCTCTACAGCCCGCGTTTCGGACCGGCCGGCACGATCTTCGAGCTGTTCGGGCTCGAAGCGCCGAACTTCTTCTCGAGCGACACGATCTTCTTCAGCCTCGTCAACGTCGTCACGTGGCAGTGGGCGGGCTACTACATGATCATCATCTACGCCGCGCTCCGGGCGATCGACCCCTCCATCTACGAGGCGGCTCGCATCGACGGCGCGAACGGCTGGCAGATCGCGACGCGCGTCAAGGTCCCGATGATCTCGTCGTCCATGGTGATGGTGATCACCTTCGCCCTCATCGGCACGCTCCAGTTCTTCACCGAGCCGACCGTGCTGCGCAGCGTCGCCTCGGGCGCACTCCCCGCCGACTACACGCCGAACATGTACGCGTACGCGCTGGCCTTCAGCTACAGCCAGTTCAACTACGCGTCCACGATCGCGTTCGCCCTCGCGATGGTCGTGTTCATCGGATCGTTCGGGTTCCTGTTCCTGACCCGCAAGCAGAGTGGACTGAAGTGA
- a CDS encoding carbohydrate ABC transporter permease: MAAVLNPGTLDTELVTTDPKQRRRERRRTEHGPATGGRKIGSHVLLVIMAFYFVVPIWWLIVASTKSTGSLFSSPAFWFDNPSSFFTNIQGLFEHQNGIYWTWLGNSFLYSFTAGIGATIVAVLAGYGFAKYSFKGRNVIFGIILGSVMVPLTALVIPQFMLLSQYGLINTGWAVILPSLLNPFGVYLMRVYTQDAIPDELLEAARIDGAGEWRTFLQVVFPLLRPAIVTVLLLSIVGTWNNFFLPLAMLTSPETLPVTVGLNRWLTLSNAGAGGEQVWNLITSGAFISVVPLILSFLFLQRYWQGGLAIGGVKS, translated from the coding sequence ATGGCCGCCGTACTCAACCCCGGGACGCTCGACACGGAACTCGTCACGACCGACCCCAAGCAGCGCCGGCGCGAGCGCCGCCGCACCGAGCACGGCCCCGCGACCGGCGGCCGCAAGATCGGCTCGCACGTCCTGCTGGTCATCATGGCCTTCTACTTCGTCGTGCCGATCTGGTGGCTCATCGTCGCCTCGACCAAGAGCACGGGGAGCCTCTTCTCGAGCCCGGCCTTCTGGTTCGACAACCCCTCGTCGTTCTTCACGAACATCCAGGGCCTGTTCGAGCACCAGAACGGCATCTACTGGACGTGGCTCGGCAACTCGTTCCTGTACTCGTTCACCGCGGGCATCGGGGCCACCATCGTCGCGGTCCTCGCCGGGTACGGCTTCGCCAAGTACTCGTTCAAGGGACGCAACGTCATCTTCGGGATCATCCTCGGCTCGGTCATGGTGCCGCTCACAGCCCTCGTGATCCCGCAGTTCATGCTCCTCAGCCAGTACGGCCTCATCAACACCGGCTGGGCCGTGATCCTGCCGTCGCTGCTGAACCCGTTCGGGGTGTACCTGATGCGCGTCTACACGCAGGACGCGATCCCCGACGAACTCCTCGAGGCCGCCCGCATCGACGGCGCGGGCGAGTGGCGGACGTTCCTCCAGGTCGTGTTCCCGCTCCTGCGCCCCGCGATCGTCACGGTGCTGCTGCTGAGCATCGTCGGCACCTGGAACAACTTCTTCCTGCCGCTCGCGATGCTCACGAGCCCCGAGACCTTGCCGGTCACGGTGGGCCTGAACCGCTGGCTGACCCTGTCCAATGCCGGAGCCGGCGGCGAGCAGGTGTGGAACCTCATCACCTCGGGCGCCTTCATCTCGGTGGTGCCGCTGATCCTGTCGTTCCTCTTCCTGCAGCGCTACTGGCAGGGCGGTCTCGCCATCGGCGGCGTCAAGTCCTGA
- a CDS encoding alpha-N-arabinofuranosidase, with protein sequence MPSARITVDPHFAIGPIQRKLFGGFVEHLGRHVYDGIYEPGHETADAEGFRQDVIDLVKELGVSTIRYPGGNFVSGFRWEDSVGPVEDRPRRLDLAWHSTETNEVGLHEFSGWLDKVGSDLMMAVNLGTRGTLEAIDLLEYSNIRSGTALSDQRVANGKADPFDVRMWCLGNEMDGPWQLGHRSADDYGKVASMAAKGMRQLDPSIELVVCGSSSAHMPTFGEWERTVLTHTYEDVDYISCHAYYEEKNGDLASFLASAVDMDGFIETVVATADHVGAVRGSKKKINISFDEWNVWYIERFHGVDKIEGIDNWPVAPRLLEDIYSVADAVVFGNLMISLLKHADRVTSASLAQLVNVIAPIMTEPGGPAWKQTTFFPFSVTSRLAQGDALQLKLDAPTYSTEVYGEVPLVDAVATHDAETGRSAVFLVNRSQTEAITITADVSALGDVSVLETHAVWDEDVYAKNTLEDRERVTAKTNDTAVVADGTLTVTLPPVSWTAIALG encoded by the coding sequence ATGCCTTCCGCACGCATCACGGTCGACCCGCACTTCGCGATCGGCCCCATCCAGCGCAAGCTCTTCGGCGGCTTCGTCGAACACCTCGGTCGTCACGTCTACGACGGCATCTACGAGCCCGGCCACGAGACGGCGGATGCCGAGGGCTTCCGCCAGGACGTCATCGACCTGGTCAAGGAGCTCGGCGTCTCGACCATCCGCTACCCCGGCGGCAACTTCGTCTCGGGCTTCCGGTGGGAGGACTCGGTCGGCCCGGTCGAGGACCGTCCCCGTCGCCTGGACCTCGCGTGGCACTCCACCGAGACCAACGAGGTGGGCCTGCACGAGTTCTCGGGCTGGCTCGACAAGGTCGGCAGCGACCTCATGATGGCCGTGAACCTCGGCACCCGCGGCACGCTCGAGGCGATCGACCTGCTCGAGTACTCCAACATCCGCTCGGGCACCGCCCTCAGCGACCAGCGCGTCGCCAACGGCAAGGCCGATCCGTTCGACGTGCGCATGTGGTGCCTCGGCAACGAGATGGACGGGCCCTGGCAGCTCGGCCACCGCTCGGCCGACGACTACGGCAAGGTCGCGTCGATGGCGGCCAAGGGCATGCGCCAGCTCGACCCGTCGATCGAGCTCGTCGTGTGCGGGTCGTCGTCCGCGCACATGCCGACGTTCGGCGAGTGGGAGCGCACCGTGCTCACCCACACGTACGAGGACGTCGACTACATCTCGTGCCACGCGTACTACGAGGAGAAGAACGGCGACCTCGCCAGCTTCCTCGCGTCGGCCGTCGACATGGACGGCTTCATCGAGACCGTCGTCGCCACGGCCGACCACGTCGGCGCCGTGCGCGGGTCGAAGAAGAAGATCAACATCTCGTTCGACGAGTGGAACGTCTGGTACATCGAGCGCTTCCACGGCGTCGACAAGATCGAGGGCATCGACAACTGGCCGGTCGCCCCGCGCCTGCTCGAGGACATCTACTCGGTGGCGGATGCCGTCGTCTTCGGCAACCTGATGATCTCGCTGCTCAAGCACGCCGACCGCGTCACGAGCGCCTCGCTCGCGCAGCTGGTCAACGTCATCGCGCCGATCATGACCGAGCCCGGCGGGCCGGCGTGGAAGCAGACGACGTTCTTCCCGTTCTCGGTCACCTCGCGCCTCGCGCAGGGCGATGCGCTGCAGCTCAAACTCGACGCGCCGACCTACAGCACCGAGGTCTACGGCGAGGTTCCGCTGGTCGACGCCGTCGCCACGCACGACGCCGAGACCGGCCGCAGCGCGGTGTTCCTGGTCAACCGCAGCCAGACCGAGGCGATCACCATCACCGCCGACGTCTCGGCGCTCGGCGATGTGTCGGTGCTCGAAACCCACGCTGTCTGGGACGAGGACGTGTACGCCAAGAACACGCTCGAGGACCGCGAGCGCGTGACGGCGAAGACCAACGACACCGCAGTGGTCGCGGACGGCACGCTGACCGTCACGCTGCCCCCGGTCTCGTGGACGGCCATCGCACTCGGCTGA
- a CDS encoding arabinan endo-1,5-alpha-L-arabinosidase yields MRTTRRTRLTRWIAAASVGLLAATLAACSGGSWELEGDLATHDPALAVQDGTWYVYSTGNGTIANGNIQVRSSEDGRTWRYEGEVWETKPEWIREQVPGVDNLWAPELIEHGGTWYLYYSASTFGKNRSVIALATNTTLDPDDPQYEWVDQGPVISSTPLDDFNAIDPGVATDDDGTPYMAFGSFWSGIRMVELEWPSGLRVDDAEPLHLADRQEPPNAVEAPYLLEHEGEWFLFVSFDSCCRAADSTYRIAVGRADAPTGPFVDRDGVPLLAGGGTVLLETDGSRVGPGGQSVSDGVMAFHWYDADLNGQFRLGLAPVEWDADGWPVLSW; encoded by the coding sequence ATGCGCACGACGCGGCGGACGCGGCTGACCCGGTGGATCGCAGCCGCGTCCGTCGGCCTTCTCGCGGCGACGCTCGCCGCCTGCTCGGGCGGGTCGTGGGAGCTCGAGGGAGACCTCGCGACCCACGACCCCGCCCTGGCGGTGCAGGACGGCACCTGGTACGTCTACTCCACCGGCAACGGCACGATCGCGAACGGCAACATCCAGGTGCGCTCGAGCGAGGACGGTCGCACGTGGCGCTACGAGGGCGAGGTCTGGGAGACCAAGCCCGAGTGGATCCGCGAGCAGGTGCCCGGCGTCGACAACCTGTGGGCTCCCGAGCTGATCGAGCACGGGGGCACCTGGTACCTGTACTACTCGGCGTCGACCTTCGGCAAGAACCGGTCGGTGATCGCGCTCGCGACCAACACGACCCTCGACCCCGATGATCCTCAATACGAGTGGGTCGACCAGGGTCCTGTGATCTCCTCGACGCCGCTGGACGACTTCAACGCCATCGACCCCGGCGTGGCCACCGATGACGACGGCACGCCGTACATGGCGTTCGGATCGTTCTGGAGCGGCATCCGCATGGTCGAACTGGAGTGGCCGAGTGGCCTGCGCGTCGACGACGCTGAGCCGCTGCACCTCGCCGACCGGCAGGAGCCGCCCAACGCCGTCGAGGCTCCGTACCTGCTCGAGCACGAGGGGGAGTGGTTCCTGTTCGTCTCGTTCGACAGCTGCTGCCGCGCCGCCGACAGCACCTACAGGATCGCGGTGGGGCGAGCGGATGCGCCCACCGGGCCGTTCGTCGACCGCGACGGCGTGCCGCTGCTCGCCGGCGGCGGCACCGTCCTTCTCGAGACCGACGGGTCGCGCGTCGGGCCGGGCGGCCAGTCGGTCTCAGACGGCGTGATGGCGTTCCACTGGTACGACGCCGACCTGAACGGTCAGTTCCGCCTCGGGCTCGCGCCCGTGGAATGGGATGCCGACGGGTGGCCCGTGCTGTCGTGGTGA
- a CDS encoding SDR family NAD(P)-dependent oxidoreductase → MGMENCTGRVALITGASRGLGANIARELAADGCHVALTARTIEPLDTLAREIETETGRTAIAVPGDVTSPGDRSGVVEQVAAVLGPVDILVNTAAIAKATPFTAEDPALPIATNLEAPMQLTRLVVPGMIERGFGRVLNIASLAGLAGLPHLVDYSASKAGLIAFSTALRAELRGTGVSTTVVSPGFIGDEGMYPAYETPVPWYLGTNASAIVARRAVRAMRRDRSEVIVNRLPLRALVVLGSMSDRAMRAMTRALGAEDYLRGLADRRLPYSDLVAVPR, encoded by the coding sequence ATGGGCATGGAGAACTGCACCGGACGGGTCGCGCTGATCACGGGGGCGTCGCGGGGCCTGGGCGCGAACATCGCCCGCGAGCTGGCGGCGGACGGCTGTCACGTCGCGCTGACGGCGCGCACGATCGAGCCGCTGGACACCCTCGCGCGTGAGATCGAGACCGAGACCGGCCGGACGGCGATCGCCGTGCCCGGCGACGTGACGTCGCCGGGCGACCGATCGGGAGTCGTGGAGCAGGTCGCGGCCGTGCTCGGCCCCGTCGACATCCTGGTGAACACCGCCGCGATCGCCAAGGCGACGCCGTTCACGGCCGAGGATCCCGCGCTCCCGATCGCCACGAACCTGGAGGCGCCCATGCAGCTGACCCGCCTGGTCGTGCCGGGGATGATCGAGCGCGGCTTCGGGCGGGTGCTGAACATCGCGTCTCTCGCCGGGCTCGCGGGCCTTCCGCATCTGGTCGACTACTCCGCGTCCAAGGCGGGACTCATCGCCTTCTCGACGGCGCTGCGTGCCGAACTGCGCGGCACAGGCGTGTCGACGACGGTCGTCTCGCCGGGGTTCATCGGCGACGAGGGCATGTACCCGGCGTACGAGACACCCGTCCCGTGGTATCTCGGGACGAACGCCTCGGCGATCGTGGCGCGGAGGGCCGTGCGCGCGATGCGACGCGACCGCTCCGAGGTGATCGTCAACCGCCTCCCGCTGCGCGCGCTCGTCGTGCTCGGAAGCATGTCCGACCGCGCGATGAGGGCGATGACACGCGCCCTCGGAGCCGAGGACTATCTGCGGGGGCTGGCCGACCGGCGTCTGCCGTACTCGGATCTCGTCGCGGTCCCCCGGTGA
- a CDS encoding BTAD domain-containing putative transcriptional regulator, whose amino-acid sequence MQIRLFGEVTVGDAEDGALGNGRPAAILVLLALRAGGVLPIERLIDQLWVDGPPRDAVHAVRVYISRLRTRLAAAGTTAAVVTRSGGYALDVARDQVDVLAFEDLAARGLAESDAVEALAQLEQALEMWHAEPLVGFAYEEFALSLRARLEQVRRDCRRRWAELAIEAGRRDEVLATVRRALADDPVQEGLWTVLVGALLDAGRTTEATAALAQARDALAPAGEPVGPELAEIASRLSPEVAPVDHDGARLPAPVDALFGRDRELEVLGAVIATRRLTTLTGAGGCGKTRLATELAERSRERFDDRVWFVDLTTAEPAASVPDVIVQALRLGQGRPGGPLESLCSFIGDTEALLLLDNCEHMIEQTAEAVQVLLRRCPRLRVLTTTREPLRIPGEHVFIVPSLAVPPLDADLTAAADTAAVALFVDRSRGADPAFALTTDVLPSVVRITRVLDGIPLAIELAAVRVRTLSVAQIAQRLGDVFAALGAGSRTALPRHRTLEAALHWSFDLLDADEREMFVSVGVLRGAFDIRAAAAVVASQDFPRVEVTLATLVEKSVVAALRGAESRYRLLEPIRQYAERRSDAGGSGVAARLRRDEFFAALVEEAGRGRRRFEIAEWRRRVRAARANILAMIDSLLVRGDSERAADVVIVVTRFWLEFGFYDEGRRLIGAVLRPPQTPERVAALRVQDAWLASHQGDYAHAIGSATSAVEAAEACGARGTQASALNALGSLAAEQGDMRSATDLLERARRVSVDDAPDIHLRATVNLASVHAWAGRVRDAAAVTATFLPTGETALRQLAIAIDGVAARIDGDLERSARRLDEALAMIDEGGSAFHRSLFIVERAITAFEAGDPARARRLISPILTDAADGAAPVRPRLAALVLSARLAIADADDAIARADLETAVGEARATGSVGILVDAAETVTLLGGPDADDGDLLELCARARAQLALARDAWEVARWGAVPDAADAAASAAAPAADELAARVLARLWPSEHGSVRRGSGTTRRS is encoded by the coding sequence ATGCAGATCCGTCTGTTCGGCGAGGTCACCGTCGGGGATGCGGAGGACGGCGCGCTGGGCAACGGACGCCCCGCGGCGATCCTCGTCCTTCTCGCGCTCCGCGCCGGTGGGGTGCTGCCGATCGAGCGGCTGATCGATCAGTTGTGGGTGGACGGTCCGCCGCGCGATGCCGTTCACGCGGTGCGCGTGTACATCTCGCGGCTGCGCACCCGGCTGGCGGCCGCGGGCACGACGGCGGCCGTCGTGACGCGGTCGGGCGGGTACGCCCTCGATGTCGCCCGCGACCAGGTCGACGTGCTCGCCTTCGAAGACCTCGCCGCGCGGGGCCTCGCGGAGTCGGATGCGGTCGAAGCGCTCGCCCAGCTCGAGCAGGCGCTGGAGATGTGGCACGCCGAGCCCCTCGTCGGGTTCGCCTACGAGGAGTTCGCCCTGTCGCTGCGTGCGCGCCTCGAGCAGGTGCGCCGCGACTGCCGCCGGCGGTGGGCGGAGCTCGCCATCGAGGCGGGCCGCCGCGACGAGGTCCTCGCCACGGTGCGCCGCGCGCTCGCCGACGATCCGGTGCAGGAGGGGCTGTGGACGGTGCTCGTCGGCGCGCTCCTCGACGCAGGCCGGACGACCGAGGCGACGGCGGCCCTCGCGCAGGCGCGCGACGCGCTCGCCCCTGCCGGCGAACCGGTCGGGCCGGAACTCGCCGAGATCGCATCCCGTCTCTCGCCCGAGGTCGCGCCCGTCGACCATGACGGCGCTCGGCTGCCCGCGCCGGTCGACGCCTTGTTCGGACGCGACCGCGAGCTGGAGGTGCTGGGCGCCGTGATCGCGACGCGGCGTCTGACGACCCTCACGGGCGCGGGCGGATGCGGCAAGACGCGTCTGGCGACCGAGCTCGCCGAGCGCTCCCGCGAGCGATTCGACGATCGGGTGTGGTTCGTCGACCTGACCACGGCCGAGCCGGCCGCATCCGTGCCCGACGTCATCGTGCAGGCCCTGCGGCTCGGGCAGGGGAGGCCGGGCGGCCCGCTCGAATCGCTCTGCAGCTTCATCGGCGACACCGAGGCGCTGCTGCTGCTGGACAACTGCGAGCACATGATCGAGCAGACCGCCGAAGCTGTCCAGGTCCTGCTGCGACGGTGCCCGCGGCTGCGCGTTCTGACGACGACGCGCGAGCCGCTGCGCATCCCCGGCGAGCACGTCTTCATCGTGCCGTCGCTCGCCGTGCCGCCCCTCGACGCCGATCTGACCGCCGCTGCAGACACGGCCGCCGTCGCCCTGTTCGTCGATCGCAGCCGAGGAGCGGACCCGGCTTTCGCGCTCACCACCGACGTGCTCCCGAGCGTGGTCCGGATCACGCGTGTGCTCGACGGGATCCCCCTCGCGATCGAACTCGCCGCCGTCCGCGTGCGGACGCTCTCGGTCGCGCAGATCGCACAGCGTCTGGGCGATGTGTTCGCGGCCCTCGGCGCCGGTTCGCGGACGGCGCTCCCGCGGCACCGGACCCTCGAGGCGGCGCTGCACTGGAGCTTCGATCTGCTGGACGCCGACGAGCGGGAGATGTTCGTCAGCGTCGGGGTGCTGCGTGGCGCCTTCGACATCCGTGCGGCTGCCGCGGTGGTGGCCTCGCAGGACTTCCCACGCGTGGAGGTGACCCTTGCGACCCTCGTGGAGAAGTCCGTCGTGGCGGCGCTGCGCGGTGCCGAGTCGCGCTATCGCCTGCTCGAGCCGATCCGCCAGTACGCCGAGCGGCGATCGGACGCCGGCGGCTCGGGCGTCGCGGCCCGACTGCGTCGTGACGAGTTCTTCGCCGCGCTGGTCGAGGAGGCCGGTCGCGGGCGGCGCCGCTTCGAGATCGCGGAGTGGCGCCGACGGGTCCGGGCCGCACGCGCGAACATCCTGGCCATGATCGACAGCCTCCTGGTCCGGGGCGACAGCGAGCGCGCCGCGGACGTCGTCATCGTCGTCACCCGGTTCTGGCTCGAGTTCGGGTTCTACGACGAGGGCAGACGGCTCATCGGTGCGGTCCTGCGCCCACCGCAGACACCCGAGCGCGTCGCCGCGCTTCGGGTGCAGGACGCGTGGCTCGCCAGCCACCAGGGCGACTATGCGCACGCGATCGGGTCCGCGACGTCGGCGGTCGAGGCCGCGGAGGCCTGCGGCGCGCGCGGCACCCAGGCGAGTGCGCTCAACGCGCTGGGCTCGCTCGCCGCCGAGCAGGGCGACATGCGATCGGCGACGGATCTGCTCGAGCGGGCGAGGCGCGTCAGCGTCGATGACGCGCCCGACATCCACCTGCGGGCGACGGTCAATCTCGCTTCGGTCCACGCGTGGGCGGGCCGGGTGCGCGACGCCGCGGCTGTCACCGCCACCTTCCTGCCGACCGGCGAGACGGCGCTGCGACAGCTGGCCATCGCCATCGACGGCGTCGCGGCACGGATCGACGGCGACCTGGAGCGATCCGCGCGACGGCTCGACGAGGCGCTCGCCATGATCGACGAGGGCGGCTCGGCATTCCACCGCTCGCTGTTCATCGTCGAGCGCGCGATCACCGCGTTCGAGGCCGGCGACCCTGCCCGCGCGCGCCGTCTGATCTCGCCGATCCTGACGGATGCCGCCGACGGCGCAGCGCCGGTGCGGCCGCGGCTTGCGGCGCTCGTGCTGTCGGCGAGGCTCGCCATCGCGGATGCCGACGACGCTATCGCGCGCGCGGATCTCGAGACCGCGGTCGGCGAGGCCCGCGCGACCGGCAGTGTCGGCATCCTGGTCGATGCTGCCGAGACGGTGACGCTCCTGGGCGGACCGGATGCGGACGACGGCGATCTGCTGGAGCTCTGCGCCCGCGCCCGCGCGCAGCTGGCCCTCGCCCGCGACGCGTGGGAGGTCGCCCGGTGGGGCGCCGTGCCCGACGCCGCGGATGCCGCCGCCTCCGCCGCCGCCCCGGCCGCCGATGAGCTCGCCGCCCGGGTGCTGGCCCGTCTGTGGCCGTCCGAGCACGGTTCAGTTCGGCGGGGATCCGGGACGACGCGCCGGTCGTGA